A portion of the Musa acuminata AAA Group cultivar baxijiao chromosome BXJ1-1, Cavendish_Baxijiao_AAA, whole genome shotgun sequence genome contains these proteins:
- the LOC135585753 gene encoding pentatricopeptide repeat-containing protein At1g26460, mitochondrial-like, which yields MAAILLRSRFLLPKPLTPAPFIRSISAFPFLSQEPQLEEPPSSPTASASPLPPSPSTGSPFYQENWRSPNPAPGVGPLVGGQSLVPMGPSATARMMAFSQTLDVSSLMNVFADWMTSQRWSDVKQLFEFWIRSLDASGKPNKPDVHLFNHYLRANLMMGATAGELLDLVAQMQEYQIAPNTASYNLVLKAMFQARESEAAEKLVDRMLQTGTTPDDESYNLVIGLLILMNQIDSALKYMDLTIKSGYMISSSVFMDCVRSCVNAGKLDTLASIIEKCKTTDQNKALCPSWNLCNYIADVALQADHSKLAYFSLEFLARWIARGEIARPPVLLSAEEGLVVSALGAAGRTYNSTLLDAAWSILRRSLRQKRAPSPETYLAKIYAHSSLGQLQRAFASLNEFETVYGNSEEVDQELFSPFTSLYPLVVACCTNGFSTLDSVYIQLENLSRADPPYKSVAALNCVILGCANIWDLDRAYETFEAISEKIGMTPDVHSYNALMSAFGKLKKTAEASKVFEHLLSLGVKPNATTYSLLVDTHLVNRDQKAALSVIDAMVEAGFTPSKETLKRVRRRSSRELDFDSDERLQSLAQRFKYRMGNELRREMLYNLEYSTNY from the exons ATGGCGGCCATCCTCCTccgctcccgattcctcctccccaAGCCCCTCACCCCCGCCCCGTTTATCCGCTCCATCTCGGCTTTCCCTTTCCTCTCCCAGGAGCCGCAACTCGAGGAACCGCCTTCTTCGCCCACGGCATCCGCCTCCCCGCTGCCCCCCAGCCCCTCCACCGGGAGCCCCTTCTACCAGGAGAACTGGCGGAGCCCCAACCCCGCCCCCGGCGTCGGGCCCCTTGTCGGCGGCCAGTCGCTCGTCCCAATGGGGCCCTCCGCCACCGCCCGGATGATGGCCTTCTCCCAGACCTTGGACGTCTCCAGCCTCATGAATGTCTTCGCTGATTGGATGACGTCGCAACGCTGGTCCGATGTCAAGCAGCTGTTCGAGTTCTGGATCCGCTCGCTGGACGCCTCCGGGAAGCCCAACAAGCCCGACGTCCACCTCTTCAATCACTATCTTAGGGCTAATCTGATGATGGGTGCGACGGCGGGAGAGCTCTTGGATCTGGTGGCCCAGATGCAGGAGTACCAGATCGCACCCAACACCGCGTCATATAACTTGGTGCTCAAGGCTATGTTTCAGGCGCGAGAGAGTGAGGCAGCGGAGAAGTTGGTCGATCG GATGCTGCAGACAGGCACCACACCAGATGATGAATCATACAATTTGGTTATCGGCCTTCTAATTCTTATGAACCAGATAGATTCCGCATTGAAATATATGGATTTGACGATAAAATCAGGTTACATGATATCGTCTAGTGTCTTTATGGATTGTGTACGGAGCTGTGTAAATGCTGGAAAGCTGGACACTCTAGCATCCATCATAGAGAAATGCAAG ACAACAGACCAAAACAAAGCCTTATGCCCAAGCTGGAATTTGTGTAACTATATTGCAGATGTTGCTTTGCAAGCAGATCATAGCAAATTGGCATATTTCTCCTTGGAGTTTTTGGCTCGATGGATTGCTCGTGGTGAGATTGCTAGACCACCTGTTCTGCTTTCAGCAGAGGAAGGTTTAGTTGTCTCAGCACTTGGTGCTGCCGGGAGAACATACAACTCTACTCTTCTAGATGCTGCATGGTCAATCTTGCGACGTTCACTGCgtcagaaaagggccccaagtccAGAGACTTACCTTGCAAAGATATATGCACACTCATCGTTGGGACAGTTACAACGTGCTTTTGCTAGCCTCAACGAATTTGAAACTGTGTATGGGAACTCTGAAGAAGTTGATCAGGAGCTGTTCTCACCTTTTACATCTTTATATCCACTGGTTGTTGCTTGCTGCACGAATGGATTCTCAACTTTGGATTCG GTGTATATTCAATTGGAGAATTTAAGCCGTGCCGATCCCCCTTACAAGTCTGTTGCTGCTCTCAACTGTGTGATCTTAGGTTGTGCAAACATATGGGATCTTGATCGAGCATATGAGACTTTTGAGGCCATCAGTGAAAAGATTGGAATGACACCTGATGTACATTCTTATAATGCTTTAATGTCTGCATTCGGAAAGCTCAAAAAG ACCGctgaagctagcaaagtgtttgagcaTTTACTGAGCTTGGGTGTGAAACCAAATGCAACGACATATTCGTTGCTTGTTGATACTCATCTTGTCAATCGGGATCAAAAAGCTGCTCTCTCAGTAATTGATGCGATG GTCGAGGCAGGCTTCACACCATCAAAGGAAACACTAAAAAGGGTTCGAAGACGCTCCTCACGGGAATTAGATTTtgatagtgatgaaaggctacagTCTCTTGCTCAAAGGTTCAAGTATAGAATGGGTAATGAATTACGTAGAGAGATGCTCTATAATCTCGAGTACAGCACCAACTATTAG